A window from Acidobacteriota bacterium encodes these proteins:
- a CDS encoding type II toxin-antitoxin system VapC family toxin, producing the protein MIVVDSNILGYAVIAGEFTNQSLRARRRDPAWVAPPLWRFEVRNILATTMRVEGLALETAADAFDEARDMVQEVEHGLPSRQVLLLAQTLKISAYDAEFVTLAEKLDLPLVTADRRLAGVHPERVLTLEEFAADPGI; encoded by the coding sequence TTGATCGTCGTCGATTCGAACATTCTGGGCTATGCCGTCATTGCGGGCGAATTCACAAACCAAAGCCTGAGAGCTAGGCGACGTGACCCGGCATGGGTTGCGCCGCCCCTATGGCGCTTCGAAGTGCGCAACATTCTGGCAACCACGATGCGAGTCGAGGGGCTTGCGCTGGAAACTGCTGCCGATGCGTTTGACGAGGCGCGGGACATGGTGCAAGAGGTCGAACACGGCTTGCCCAGCCGCCAGGTTCTGCTCCTCGCCCAGACCCTTAAGATCTCCGCCTACGACGCCGAATTCGTCACCCTCGCCGAGAAACTCGACCTGCCCCTCGTCACGGCTGACCGCCGCCTCGCAGGAGTGCATCCGGAACGGGTTCTTACGCTGGAGGAATTCGCCGCGGACCCAGGGATCTGA
- a CDS encoding SRPBCC domain-containing protein → MPADQNRAIFEVLIRGRIEEVWKELTRTDRPQRAIFNSVLHTDRVGVGGQVRMRTPSGKYTGVVGRYLEVDEPNLLVHTMRFTSSDDPECTIRYSLAEVAEGVRLRLVVDDLPLGTKSEKNLRQGGAFIARNLKAIIETGRPTLGALLLFLMFRLMEPFSPKRSRSELWPIES, encoded by the coding sequence ATGCCAGCTGATCAAAATCGCGCCATCTTCGAGGTCCTCATCCGAGGGCGAATCGAGGAGGTATGGAAGGAACTGACCCGCACCGATCGCCCTCAAAGAGCCATCTTCAACTCGGTTCTCCATACCGATCGCGTAGGCGTTGGAGGACAGGTGCGGATGCGAACTCCGAGCGGCAAGTACACCGGCGTGGTAGGGCGCTACCTGGAGGTTGACGAGCCGAACCTGTTGGTGCACACGATGCGGTTCACCTCGAGCGACGACCCCGAATGCACGATTCGCTACAGCCTCGCGGAAGTGGCCGAAGGTGTGCGCCTGCGTCTGGTGGTTGACGACCTACCGCTGGGCACCAAGTCCGAGAAGAACCTCCGGCAGGGCGGTGCTTTCATCGCTCGCAATCTGAAAGCGATCATCGAGACCGGAAGGCCCACCCTCGGAGCCCTTCTGCTGTTCCTTATGTTTCGTCTCATGGAGCCCTTCAGCCCGAAGCGTTCGCGCAGCGAGCTGTGGCCCATCGAGTCGTAG
- a CDS encoding iron ABC transporter permease, whose amino-acid sequence MTLLRRGLPWLLLAGLTWLVGYPLLMTLLQALGLGAESWGLAPFADLFRRPDEWQALWRSLWISLASVGLAAAIGIPLGFLFERTEFPGRQLLGALIALPVALPPLVGVIAFLFLYGESGFISRAVQTVLSLDHAPWRLNGPGAILLVHAYSMYVYFYLFTRAGLARLDGALSEAAASLGAGSWSTLRRVTLPLLAPSLAGAALLTFMTSLASFSAPYIFGGGFRVMTTQIVFSKLNGEDRMAHVETVALAAMALLALWLMQKLSPPAAVEGAVRGIAPARRTFRRPATRIALAVAGYFFAGLMLLPHATLILISLVPSGTWTTEAWPPVLNFENYQILASQPERLVAVWNSLWMALAAALVAVILGFLAARMALVKRGALGKLLEGAIALPWAIPGTVFAVALATTFSVHQPAVGRFVLIGTPWILPLAYLVRNLPMTGRAALAGLGQLDGALEEASASLGAGRWRTLRRVTLPLVRPALAAGASLAFITGLGDFVTSIVLYTYETRPISIEILSSLRLRELGVAGVYGVLLMIAGTAAFVLWGRKEVA is encoded by the coding sequence TTGACCCTTCTACGCCGCGGGCTGCCCTGGCTGCTGCTGGCCGGCCTCACTTGGCTGGTCGGCTATCCGTTGTTGATGACCCTCCTCCAGGCCCTCGGCTTGGGGGCGGAGAGCTGGGGCCTTGCCCCCTTCGCCGACCTCTTTCGGCGGCCGGATGAGTGGCAAGCCTTGTGGCGCAGCCTGTGGATCTCCCTGGCGTCCGTCGGCCTGGCGGCGGCGATCGGGATCCCCCTGGGATTCCTCTTCGAGCGCACGGAGTTTCCCGGCCGGCAACTGCTGGGCGCGCTCATCGCCCTGCCGGTGGCCCTGCCGCCGCTGGTCGGGGTGATCGCCTTCTTGTTCCTCTATGGCGAAAGCGGCTTCATCTCCCGCGCCGTCCAGACGGTGCTTTCCCTGGACCATGCGCCCTGGCGCCTGAACGGCCCCGGGGCCATTCTGCTCGTTCATGCGTACTCGATGTACGTGTACTTCTATCTCTTCACCCGTGCCGGTCTCGCCCGCCTCGACGGCGCCCTTTCCGAGGCGGCGGCTTCCCTCGGCGCCGGTTCCTGGAGCACCCTGCGCCGGGTGACCCTGCCGCTCCTGGCGCCGTCCCTCGCCGGTGCCGCGCTGCTGACCTTCATGACCTCCCTGGCTTCGTTCTCGGCGCCCTACATTTTCGGCGGCGGTTTCCGGGTGATGACCACCCAGATCGTCTTCTCCAAGCTCAATGGCGAAGACCGCATGGCCCATGTCGAGACGGTGGCCCTGGCGGCGATGGCCTTGCTCGCCCTGTGGTTGATGCAGAAGCTCAGCCCGCCGGCGGCGGTGGAGGGCGCGGTGCGGGGGATCGCTCCGGCGCGGCGGACCTTTCGGCGGCCGGCAACCCGCATTGCCCTGGCGGTGGCCGGTTACTTCTTCGCCGGCCTGATGCTGTTGCCCCACGCCACCTTGATTTTGATCTCCCTGGTGCCCTCCGGCACCTGGACGACGGAGGCCTGGCCGCCGGTGCTCAACTTCGAGAACTACCAGATCCTGGCGTCCCAGCCGGAGCGTTTGGTGGCGGTGTGGAACTCGTTGTGGATGGCTCTGGCGGCGGCGCTGGTGGCGGTGATCCTGGGGTTCCTGGCGGCGCGCATGGCTCTGGTCAAGAGGGGTGCCCTCGGCAAGCTCCTGGAAGGGGCGATCGCCTTGCCTTGGGCCATCCCCGGCACCGTTTTCGCTGTCGCCCTGGCGACGACCTTCAGCGTCCATCAGCCGGCGGTGGGGCGGTTCGTGCTGATCGGCACGCCGTGGATCCTGCCGCTGGCGTACCTGGTGCGAAACCTGCCGATGACCGGTCGCGCGGCGCTGGCCGGCCTGGGGCAGCTCGACGGCGCCCTGGAAGAGGCCTCGGCTTCCCTCGGTGCCGGCCGCTGGCGCACCCTGCGACGGGTGACCCTGCCCTTGGTGCGGCCGGCGCTGGCCGCCGGCGCCAGCTTGGCCTTCATTACCGGCCTGGGCGATTTCGTCACCTCGATCGTCCTCTACACCTACGAAACGCGGCCCATCTCCATCGAGATCCTCTCCAGCCTGCGGCTGCGTGAACTCGGCGTGGCCGGTGTCTACGGCGTGCTGTTGATGATCGCCGGCACCGCCGCCTTCGTTCTGTGGGGTCGGAAGGAAGTGGCCTGA
- a CDS encoding ABC transporter ATP-binding protein: protein MASSFLALDRLNKRFGDQHVIRDLSLEVSEGEILALLGPSGSGKTTLLRLLAGFETPDSGEIVVGGEDVAGQSPARRRFGMVFQHYALFPHLTVGENVAFGLEARDFPAAERRERIARMLDLVDLVGFEGRRVGEISGGQQQRVALARALAPDPKLLLLDEPLSNLDPMLRERTRRELAEAIREIGITTVLVTHEQEEAFDLGDRVAVLHQGLLEQVGPPEVLYGRPATPFVATFVGHASVLAGEWAPGGVRLAPNVLWRGDLADGETVRDGETVDWVVRPESLALSSMPSSSADPAESTLAGEVVDRKFMGPLTYYRVALERGGSEAARPELEVLAPADAAKQGDAVRVELRPDGLVPRVFPQRRISP from the coding sequence ATGGCCTCGTCATTTCTCGCCCTCGACCGGCTGAACAAGCGGTTTGGCGACCAGCACGTAATCCGCGATCTTTCGCTCGAGGTGAGCGAAGGGGAGATCCTCGCTCTCCTCGGTCCGAGCGGTAGCGGCAAGACCACCCTGCTGCGCCTCTTGGCCGGCTTCGAAACGCCGGACTCCGGCGAGATCGTGGTGGGCGGCGAGGACGTTGCCGGTCAGTCGCCGGCGCGGCGGCGCTTCGGCATGGTGTTCCAGCACTATGCGCTGTTTCCCCACCTCACCGTCGGCGAAAACGTCGCCTTCGGGCTGGAGGCACGGGACTTTCCGGCGGCGGAGCGCCGGGAGCGCATCGCCCGCATGCTCGATCTAGTGGACCTGGTCGGCTTCGAGGGACGGCGGGTGGGGGAGATCTCCGGCGGCCAGCAGCAGCGGGTGGCTCTGGCGCGGGCCCTGGCGCCGGATCCCAAGCTTCTGCTGCTCGACGAGCCGCTGTCGAACCTCGATCCGATGCTCCGCGAGCGCACCCGCCGGGAATTGGCCGAAGCGATTCGCGAAATCGGCATCACCACCGTGCTGGTGACCCACGAACAGGAAGAGGCCTTCGACCTGGGCGATCGGGTGGCGGTGCTGCACCAGGGGCTGCTCGAACAGGTGGGCCCGCCGGAGGTGCTCTACGGCCGCCCGGCGACTCCCTTCGTCGCCACCTTCGTGGGTCACGCTTCGGTGCTCGCCGGCGAGTGGGCGCCGGGAGGCGTGCGGTTGGCGCCGAACGTCCTGTGGCGCGGCGATCTGGCGGACGGCGAGACCGTCCGGGACGGCGAAACGGTCGATTGGGTCGTTCGGCCGGAGTCTCTCGCGCTTTCCTCCATGCCCTCCTCTTCTGCCGATCCCGCGGAGTCCACCCTTGCCGGCGAGGTGGTCGATCGCAAATTCATGGGTCCGTTGACCTACTACCGGGTCGCTCTGGAACGGGGCGGGTCCGAGGCCGCCCGGCCGGAACTCGAAGTCCTCGCTCCCGCGGATGCCGCAAAGCAAGGCGACGCAGTGCGCGTGGAACTCCGTCCGGACGGCTTGGTACCGCGCGTCTTTCCCCAGCGGCGGATTTCGCCTTGA
- a CDS encoding Arc family DNA-binding protein has product MATLTLKNVPEGLVKSLKVEAKINRRSLNQETLKRLEDSLTPRGRSVEETIASLKRLHARMEGIGPITGEFIQSAKVDGRP; this is encoded by the coding sequence TTGGCGACTCTCACCCTGAAGAATGTTCCGGAAGGCCTGGTCAAAAGCCTCAAGGTCGAGGCCAAAATCAATCGACGCAGCCTGAATCAAGAAACCCTAAAGCGCCTCGAAGACAGCCTGACGCCGCGAGGAAGAAGCGTCGAGGAAACCATCGCGTCTTTGAAACGGCTGCACGCCAGAATGGAAGGGATCGGCCCGATCACCGGTGAGTTCATCCAATCCGCCAAGGTGGATGGACGGCCTTGA
- a CDS encoding extracellular solute-binding protein, which yields MRSLAMFLLAVTLFGGCGGGDSTERLLIYSPHGRDLLTLFEETFEAQNPGVDVRWLDMGSQEVYDRVRSETANPQADVWFGGPSTIFARAAEEGLFEPFQPTWADAIPQGFNDPEDRFFAVYRTAPVLLYNSAAISEEDAPRDWDDLLAPRFDDQILIRDPLASGTMRIFFGTILERSLRTTGDTREGFDWLLRLDAQTKEYVLNPVLMVEKLVRQEGQLTVWELTDALWQRERELPLSFAFPASGTPIIVDSIGLVKNAPNPDLGRRFIEWVGSPEAQELAAREAFRLPARNDLAAEDLPAWAQDVLNRIVPAEIDRDIVERYGPDWMSTWDRTVRGRGDR from the coding sequence ATGAGATCTTTGGCGATGTTTTTGCTGGCGGTCACCCTGTTCGGCGGCTGCGGCGGCGGCGACTCCACCGAGCGGTTGCTGATCTACTCCCCTCACGGGCGGGATCTGCTGACCCTCTTCGAGGAGACCTTCGAGGCGCAAAATCCCGGCGTCGACGTGCGCTGGCTCGACATGGGGTCGCAGGAGGTCTACGACCGGGTGCGTTCGGAGACCGCCAATCCGCAGGCGGACGTGTGGTTCGGCGGGCCGTCGACGATTTTCGCCCGGGCGGCCGAGGAGGGCCTCTTCGAGCCTTTCCAGCCGACCTGGGCGGACGCCATTCCGCAGGGCTTCAACGACCCGGAGGACCGTTTCTTTGCCGTTTACCGCACCGCGCCGGTGCTGCTCTACAACTCCGCCGCGATCAGCGAAGAGGACGCGCCGCGCGATTGGGATGACCTGCTGGCGCCGCGTTTCGACGATCAGATTCTGATCCGCGATCCGCTAGCGAGTGGCACCATGCGGATCTTCTTCGGCACGATCCTCGAACGCTCCTTGCGCACCACCGGCGACACCCGCGAGGGCTTCGACTGGTTGCTGCGCCTCGACGCCCAGACCAAGGAGTACGTCCTCAACCCGGTGCTGATGGTCGAGAAGCTGGTGCGCCAGGAAGGCCAGTTGACGGTGTGGGAGTTGACCGACGCCCTGTGGCAGCGGGAGCGGGAGCTTCCCCTGTCCTTCGCCTTTCCGGCCAGCGGCACGCCGATCATCGTCGATTCCATCGGGTTGGTGAAGAACGCTCCCAACCCGGATCTCGGCCGTCGTTTCATCGAGTGGGTGGGCAGCCCCGAGGCGCAGGAATTGGCCGCCCGCGAGGCCTTCCGTCTGCCGGCGCGCAACGACTTGGCGGCGGAGGATCTGCCGGCCTGGGCGCAGGACGTGCTCAACCGCATCGTGCCGGCGGAGATCGATCGCGACATCGTGGAGCGCTACGGCCCGGACTGGATGTCCACCTGGGACCGCACGGTGCGTGGTCGCGGCGACCGCTGA
- the miaE gene encoding tRNA isopentenyl-2-thiomethyl-A-37 hydroxylase MiaE, translated as MIDLAAIRAELPLLVETPGSWAELAADHLDEFLADHAVCEQQAALFGLSLIGHYPEDNELVERMGALAAEEVSHLRRVHSLLRQRGHSISHRRTNPWVQGLRQRIGTTHQDLLKVDRLLVGALIEARSCERFSTLLAAIHDREFAVARLLKDLGPAEKRHWRMFFDLAQREIDSGTLQDRWRGWLEFEAELSSRGGKEPRVHG; from the coding sequence ATGATCGATCTTGCAGCCATCCGTGCCGAGTTGCCTTTGCTGGTGGAGACTCCCGGCAGTTGGGCCGAACTGGCCGCTGACCACCTGGATGAGTTCCTCGCCGATCATGCCGTTTGTGAGCAGCAGGCAGCCCTCTTCGGTTTGTCTCTGATCGGTCACTACCCGGAGGACAACGAACTGGTGGAGCGTATGGGTGCCCTGGCTGCCGAAGAGGTTTCGCACCTGCGGCGGGTCCACTCGCTGCTGCGCCAACGAGGTCACAGCATTTCCCATCGCCGAACGAATCCATGGGTCCAGGGTCTGCGCCAGCGAATTGGCACAACGCATCAAGACCTGCTGAAAGTGGATCGCCTGCTGGTCGGCGCTCTGATCGAGGCCCGTAGTTGCGAGCGTTTTTCCACCCTGCTCGCGGCAATCCATGACCGTGAGTTCGCGGTGGCGCGCCTGCTGAAGGATCTCGGCCCAGCGGAGAAGCGCCACTGGCGGATGTTCTTCGACCTTGCGCAGCGCGAAATCGACAGCGGTACGCTGCAAGATCGGTGGCGGGGCTGGCTCGAGTTCGAGGCAGAGCTGTCGAGCCGCGGGGGCAAAGAGCCGAGGGTGCACGGCTAG
- a CDS encoding S46 family peptidase: MNRGRNFCLTLVVLAAALASGSVTADEGMWTLNGFPAERFEAEYGFAPSDEWLDHVRQSAVRFNSGGSASFVSANGLVITNHHVGLDCIQKLSSAENDYVGNGFVARTLEDETVCPDLELNVLDSIERVTERVRGAVSSEMDAAASGEARRQELTEIEQECKDETGLRCDVITLYRGGEYDLYRYRRYTDVRLAFAPEAQFGFYGGDPDNFDYPRFSMDFALFRVYEDGAPAAVEHYLTFDPTGPDEGEVTFVAGNPGSTGRLNSVAQLEYLRDESYPNTLLRLLYLRDAMYTFAARGEEQQRIVEDDLLSIENGIKAISGYLSGLLDEELMARKVADEKLLREKVAADSELTERVGDPWGDLEKAIATSRTLNPRATALGGLAGPTLASLARRIVRLTEEIGKPNTERLREFRESALPSVYQRLYSSAPIYPEYEQFRLEMALRYFKAQYGPTHPLVQAVFGEETPDQLAKRLVEGTQLAAVEVRKTLVEGGVEAVKASKDPMIQFALKIDDAARAMRKKTEDEVDAIGSRAGEKIADTYFEVHGKDTYPDATFTLRISYGQVKGYEENGEQIPWVTTFGGLFERAEKFDNEPPYDLPTALAAAKDKVDMSTRLNLVSTHDIIGGNSGSPLIDREGRFVGIIFDGNLYSLPNRFVYSSTQARSTSVHSAGILETLEEVYPGAEHLADELLAGKR, translated from the coding sequence ATGAACCGTGGAAGGAACTTCTGTTTGACCCTCGTCGTCCTGGCGGCGGCACTCGCCAGCGGTTCGGTGACCGCCGACGAGGGTATGTGGACCTTGAACGGATTCCCGGCGGAGCGCTTCGAGGCGGAATACGGCTTCGCGCCGAGCGATGAGTGGCTGGATCACGTGCGCCAGTCGGCGGTGCGATTCAACTCCGGCGGCTCGGCCTCCTTTGTGTCGGCGAACGGCCTGGTGATCACCAACCACCACGTCGGCCTGGACTGCATCCAGAAGCTCTCCTCGGCCGAGAACGACTACGTGGGCAACGGTTTCGTCGCCCGCACCCTGGAAGACGAGACGGTCTGTCCGGACCTTGAACTGAACGTCCTCGACTCCATCGAGCGGGTGACGGAGCGGGTGCGCGGTGCCGTCTCCAGCGAGATGGACGCCGCCGCCAGCGGTGAAGCGCGGCGCCAGGAGTTGACTGAGATCGAGCAGGAGTGCAAGGACGAAACGGGCCTGCGCTGCGATGTGATCACCCTGTACCGCGGAGGCGAATATGACCTTTACCGCTACCGCCGCTACACGGACGTCCGCCTGGCCTTCGCGCCGGAGGCCCAGTTCGGCTTCTACGGTGGCGATCCGGACAACTTCGACTACCCGCGGTTTTCGATGGACTTTGCCCTCTTCCGGGTGTACGAAGACGGCGCGCCGGCCGCGGTGGAGCACTACCTAACGTTCGATCCCACCGGCCCCGACGAAGGCGAGGTGACCTTCGTCGCCGGCAACCCCGGCTCCACCGGCCGACTCAACTCCGTCGCACAGCTCGAGTACCTGCGCGACGAGAGCTATCCCAACACCCTGCTGCGGCTGCTCTACCTGCGTGACGCCATGTACACCTTCGCCGCTCGCGGCGAAGAGCAGCAGCGCATCGTCGAGGACGACCTCCTCAGCATCGAGAACGGCATCAAGGCGATCTCCGGCTATCTTTCCGGTCTGCTCGATGAGGAGCTGATGGCTCGCAAGGTGGCGGACGAGAAACTTCTGAGGGAGAAAGTCGCCGCCGACTCGGAGCTGACGGAGCGCGTCGGGGATCCCTGGGGAGACTTGGAGAAGGCCATCGCCACCAGTCGCACCCTCAATCCTCGCGCCACCGCCCTCGGCGGCTTGGCCGGCCCCACCCTGGCGAGCCTGGCCCGCCGCATCGTGCGTCTGACGGAGGAAATCGGCAAGCCGAACACCGAACGGCTGCGGGAGTTTCGCGAGTCGGCCCTGCCCTCCGTGTACCAGCGCCTCTACTCGTCGGCGCCGATCTATCCGGAGTACGAGCAGTTTCGTTTGGAGATGGCGCTGCGCTACTTCAAGGCACAGTACGGCCCGACCCATCCGCTGGTGCAGGCGGTCTTCGGGGAAGAAACCCCTGATCAGCTCGCGAAGCGGTTGGTGGAAGGCACCCAGCTAGCGGCTGTCGAAGTGCGCAAGACGTTGGTCGAAGGTGGCGTGGAGGCCGTGAAGGCCTCGAAGGATCCGATGATCCAATTCGCCCTGAAGATCGACGACGCGGCGCGGGCGATGCGCAAGAAAACCGAAGACGAGGTGGATGCTATCGGCTCGCGGGCCGGCGAGAAGATCGCCGACACCTACTTCGAAGTCCACGGCAAGGACACCTATCCGGACGCCACCTTCACCCTGCGCATCTCCTACGGCCAGGTGAAGGGGTACGAGGAAAACGGCGAGCAAATCCCCTGGGTGACCACCTTCGGCGGCCTCTTCGAGCGCGCCGAGAAGTTCGACAACGAGCCACCCTACGACCTACCCACGGCGCTGGCGGCGGCCAAGGACAAGGTGGACATGTCCACCCGCCTCAACCTCGTCTCTACCCACGACATCATCGGCGGCAACTCCGGCAGCCCGTTGATTGACCGCGAGGGCCGCTTCGTCGGCATCATCTTCGACGGCAACCTATACTCCCTGCCCAATCGCTTCGTCTACTCCTCCACCCAGGCGCGCTCCACCTCCGTCCACTCGGCGGGCATCCTGGAGACCCTGGAAGAGGTCTACCCGGGCGCTGAGCACTTGGCCGACGAGCTGCTGGCGGGTAAGCGTTAG
- a CDS encoding MFS transporter, which yields MAVSPSGKGVMFSQLWVIMVTGFVDMMGFLIVLPLLPFYAKRFGADPAMVGYLVGAYAFMQLVTAPGWGRLSDRWGRRPVILLGLAASAGAFILFALAQSCWMLMVSRLVQGAAGGTIGVIQAYVTDSVSPGQRSKALGWVTAATSAGVMIGPAVASFAVRFGETAPGFVAAGLCLLNLAFAARWLPEPPRESADSDDGPQSVEPKAAIWSSLWEVMRRPTGSVSALIWLYAISMMAFMSMNGVLALYLEAVFGVSEENIGWFYVYVGALSLIMRALILGPVIDRLGEVRTMRLGLVSLALGLAAIPLPASLWGLAIAVIFVPVGTAFLFPATTSMVSSRGSRRQIGQILGVQQTFGGIARWLGPSWAGLLFQHTGIRSPFWVAASLVVLVGIFAGKVIQPERRAEEAAEGEAPPATSEPDPIVPT from the coding sequence ATGGCCGTCTCGCCGTCGGGCAAGGGCGTGATGTTCTCGCAGCTCTGGGTGATCATGGTCACCGGCTTCGTGGACATGATGGGGTTTCTCATCGTCCTGCCGCTCTTGCCCTTCTACGCCAAGCGATTCGGTGCGGATCCGGCGATGGTGGGGTACCTGGTTGGCGCTTATGCCTTCATGCAGTTGGTCACGGCGCCCGGCTGGGGCCGGCTGTCCGACCGCTGGGGCCGGCGGCCGGTGATTCTGCTCGGCCTGGCGGCTTCGGCCGGCGCCTTCATTCTCTTCGCCCTCGCCCAGTCCTGCTGGATGCTGATGGTCTCCCGTCTGGTGCAGGGCGCCGCCGGCGGCACCATTGGGGTGATCCAGGCCTACGTCACCGACTCCGTGTCGCCGGGCCAGCGTTCCAAGGCTCTCGGCTGGGTGACCGCCGCGACCAGTGCCGGCGTGATGATCGGTCCGGCGGTGGCCTCCTTCGCGGTGCGCTTTGGCGAGACCGCGCCGGGTTTCGTGGCGGCCGGCCTTTGCCTGTTGAATCTGGCCTTTGCCGCCCGCTGGCTGCCGGAGCCGCCGCGCGAGTCGGCAGATTCCGACGATGGACCGCAGTCGGTCGAGCCCAAGGCCGCTATTTGGAGCAGCCTGTGGGAGGTGATGCGCCGTCCGACCGGTTCGGTCTCGGCCCTGATCTGGCTCTACGCCATCAGCATGATGGCGTTCATGTCGATGAACGGTGTTTTGGCGCTTTATCTGGAGGCGGTATTCGGCGTCTCCGAAGAGAACATCGGCTGGTTCTACGTCTATGTCGGTGCCCTTTCGCTGATCATGAGGGCGTTGATTCTGGGTCCGGTGATCGATCGCCTGGGGGAAGTGCGCACCATGCGCTTGGGGCTCGTTTCCTTGGCCCTCGGACTGGCGGCCATCCCCCTGCCGGCCAGTTTGTGGGGGCTGGCGATCGCGGTGATCTTCGTGCCGGTGGGCACGGCCTTTCTGTTTCCGGCCACCACCTCGATGGTCTCGAGCCGCGGCAGCCGACGGCAGATCGGACAGATCCTGGGGGTGCAGCAAACCTTTGGCGGCATTGCCCGCTGGCTGGGGCCCTCCTGGGCGGGGCTGCTGTTCCAGCACACCGGCATCCGCAGCCCTTTCTGGGTGGCGGCGAGTCTGGTGGTGCTGGTCGGCATCTTCGCCGGCAAGGTGATCCAGCCGGAGCGCCGAGCCGAGGAGGCCGCCGAAGGGGAGGCGCCGCCCGCCACCTCCGAGCCCGATCCGATCGTCCCGACCTGA
- a CDS encoding methyltransferase domain-containing protein, translating into MALFQRKKSPPATSGVKLHIGSGKHRLEGWVNVDIQDIPGVDVVADVTDGLDFKHVQAVYAEHFLEHLEIGDAIDFLLECRRVLSDDGWLRLSTPNLDWVWSTHLPPHLEGEEKQLATIRANRAFYGWRHRFLWTREFLHRALEACGFDEIAWFRYGASGREVFQGLERHETYTDTEDLPHVLVVEARRGKVRKAELKALRQTLQDEFWMHMAD; encoded by the coding sequence ATGGCCCTGTTCCAACGCAAGAAATCCCCGCCCGCCACCTCCGGCGTCAAGCTTCACATCGGCAGTGGAAAACACCGCCTGGAGGGCTGGGTGAACGTGGACATCCAGGACATTCCGGGGGTCGACGTGGTGGCGGACGTCACCGATGGCCTGGACTTCAAGCATGTCCAGGCGGTCTACGCCGAGCATTTTCTGGAGCATCTGGAGATCGGCGACGCGATCGACTTTCTGCTGGAGTGCCGCCGCGTGCTCAGCGACGACGGCTGGCTGCGCCTTTCCACCCCCAACCTCGATTGGGTGTGGAGCACCCACCTACCGCCCCACCTGGAGGGCGAAGAAAAGCAGCTCGCCACCATCCGCGCCAACCGCGCCTTTTATGGCTGGCGGCACCGCTTCCTGTGGACCCGCGAGTTCCTCCACCGCGCCCTCGAAGCGTGCGGATTCGACGAGATCGCCTGGTTTCGCTACGGCGCAAGCGGCCGCGAGGTCTTCCAGGGCCTGGAGCGCCACGAAACCTACACCGACACCGAGGATCTCCCCCACGTCCTGGTGGTCGAAGCCCGGCGCGGCAAGGTGCGCAAGGCGGAACTCAAGGCCCTGCGGCAGACCCTCCAGGACGAGTTTTGGATGCACATGGCGGATTGA
- a CDS encoding transcriptional regulator has translation MKPERQDKIFHALAHAARRRILDIVLASPGCNVNSVCEHFEMSRIAVMGHINVLERSGLLVSERRWRDRCLFFNAVPLQLINERWTSKYSALWAAALTDIKHRVEEKEDLPNAS, from the coding sequence ATGAAGCCCGAACGCCAAGACAAGATCTTCCACGCACTGGCTCACGCGGCCCGCCGTCGGATTCTGGACATCGTTCTCGCCAGTCCGGGATGCAACGTCAACAGCGTGTGCGAGCACTTCGAGATGAGCCGTATCGCCGTAATGGGCCACATCAACGTGCTCGAACGATCGGGGCTTCTCGTCTCCGAGCGCCGCTGGCGGGATCGCTGCCTGTTCTTCAATGCGGTTCCTCTGCAACTCATCAACGAGCGCTGGACGTCGAAGTACAGCGCCCTCTGGGCTGCCGCACTCACCGATATCAAGCACCGGGTAGAAGAGAAGGAGGACCTTCCAAATGCCAGCTGA